In a single window of the Arenicella chitinivorans genome:
- a CDS encoding TonB-dependent receptor: protein MLGVSQVTTSFAQSDSAQNGEKVIEEVVVTGIRGSLRGALEEKRQSDNLVEVIRAEDIGKLPDQNLAEVLENVTGIQITREAGVGTGVQIRGTNANRTEINGVSTVGSGSGRSGIDFEDVSAAIIAAVEVTKAPEAKTIEGSVGGTINLRTIRPLELQEPLAVVRVQGENSSLSTDSTFTPRLSGTYGTNWENDAGSWGIVASASYSEQDVTAFRPRADRDNLVAADSGAASAQSFDFMPIQFLIQDYDNLEYETTNFAGTLEWAPNDDVKFYLDAIINDQERLQESSRIQASGISDLRNVAAPATFETVNFGSLEGSNGVQNLGSIQAALTGIIPIEEGGGDGNLRFSGDTGSRISESEIFRLGTDWHITDRLTAKFELSTSSNDTSTPSFNTTLNFINPNAPTNSSNENGTPFVYDLTGGSLTWGIAQNAEGGPSTAQLLDPANVVLRDVQQSQNRAENAEDAFRTDFTLDLDWSGITSLDFGFRRNETSSLRDQITSSVGLRSLDDAPRGNLFSSVLTAGPNNFNEADGRELYVPDFLVIDPELVNSDPQAVLAVLNSAIAANNAITGSDREPISSPTSSTSAFFDIEEETNALYAQANFEAGIFRGNVGVRYLETDITSNAFAELNGVVSPTSSTSSYDFVLPRINLAANVRDDLVVRAGWGKDIRRPNFDDLSSAFTFSTSPNPAVELGNPALEPEEVTSFDVSAEWYFAPSSVFSVGYFNKKRTGLFVRNEESPFEDPVTGFRDITAPCEQGGIFNPIADINVFGPVGVGVCVPSSQTINGAGETTQDGFEFAFQYDLADFEDQLGWASGFGVIANYTIQEFSGGDSYLSATSRASDVFESLGNTDVDLRAQLIDLSENSYNFTLYYEKYGLSARMRYTWREAYRSEDFGSTSSFPWGFPVVQEDRGQLNASISYDVNENLNVGIEAVNLTEEEVTQSCVNEGALLCFQGLTDRRITIGATYRF from the coding sequence ATGCTTGGGGTTTCTCAAGTCACCACATCATTTGCGCAATCCGATTCGGCACAGAATGGAGAAAAGGTAATAGAGGAAGTTGTCGTAACCGGTATTCGAGGTTCGCTGCGTGGCGCGTTGGAAGAAAAGCGTCAGTCCGACAATTTAGTCGAAGTTATTCGTGCTGAAGATATCGGTAAATTGCCTGACCAAAATTTAGCCGAGGTGCTCGAGAATGTCACCGGTATTCAAATTACCCGTGAGGCGGGTGTTGGTACGGGCGTTCAGATTCGTGGTACCAATGCAAATCGAACCGAAATCAATGGCGTTTCAACGGTTGGTTCCGGTTCCGGTCGCAGCGGGATTGATTTCGAAGACGTTTCCGCCGCGATTATCGCAGCCGTGGAAGTCACTAAAGCCCCTGAGGCTAAAACGATCGAAGGGTCTGTTGGCGGCACCATTAATCTGCGTACCATCCGTCCTTTGGAATTACAAGAGCCGCTTGCTGTTGTTCGCGTTCAGGGTGAAAACAGTAGTCTTTCCACGGACAGCACCTTTACGCCGCGTTTGTCTGGCACTTATGGTACTAACTGGGAGAATGACGCGGGTAGCTGGGGTATCGTGGCCAGTGCGAGTTATTCTGAACAGGACGTAACGGCATTTCGCCCTCGTGCTGACCGAGATAACTTGGTTGCTGCTGACAGTGGTGCAGCCAGCGCGCAAAGTTTTGACTTTATGCCGATCCAATTCCTAATCCAGGATTACGACAACCTCGAGTATGAAACGACCAACTTCGCTGGAACCCTGGAATGGGCACCCAACGACGATGTGAAGTTTTATCTCGATGCGATTATTAATGACCAGGAACGCCTGCAAGAGAGCTCACGCATTCAAGCGTCCGGGATCTCTGATCTGCGTAATGTCGCCGCGCCAGCCACGTTTGAAACCGTTAATTTTGGTTCTCTTGAAGGGTCTAATGGCGTACAGAATCTTGGTTCGATTCAAGCTGCATTGACTGGCATCATTCCAATTGAAGAAGGGGGTGGTGACGGAAATCTGCGGTTCTCCGGCGATACGGGTTCGCGTATTTCCGAGAGTGAAATATTCCGTTTAGGTACGGACTGGCACATAACTGATCGACTAACGGCAAAGTTTGAGCTGTCGACGTCCAGCAATGATACATCCACGCCAAGTTTTAATACGACACTTAACTTTATCAACCCGAACGCGCCAACTAACTCGTCGAACGAGAATGGCACGCCGTTCGTTTATGATTTGACTGGTGGTTCGCTGACTTGGGGCATTGCACAAAATGCCGAAGGGGGACCTTCAACCGCGCAATTGCTTGATCCGGCGAATGTTGTCCTGCGGGATGTTCAACAATCGCAAAATCGAGCAGAGAATGCGGAAGATGCATTTCGAACTGATTTTACTCTTGACCTAGATTGGTCCGGAATAACATCACTAGACTTCGGGTTTCGACGCAATGAAACGTCCAGTTTGCGTGACCAGATCACCTCAAGTGTGGGTCTGAGATCGTTGGATGATGCGCCACGAGGAAATCTGTTTTCCAGTGTCCTGACTGCAGGGCCTAATAATTTCAACGAGGCGGATGGCCGTGAGTTGTATGTGCCGGATTTTCTGGTGATTGACCCTGAACTGGTTAACTCAGACCCGCAAGCCGTGCTCGCAGTATTGAACTCTGCTATTGCGGCCAACAATGCGATTACCGGTTCGGACCGAGAGCCGATCAGCTCACCAACATCCAGTACCAGCGCGTTCTTCGATATTGAAGAAGAGACGAATGCCTTGTATGCGCAGGCGAATTTCGAAGCGGGTATCTTCCGTGGTAACGTGGGTGTTCGATATCTTGAGACCGATATCACGTCTAATGCCTTTGCGGAGTTAAATGGTGTGGTGTCGCCCACATCGTCAACGAGCTCGTACGACTTTGTGTTGCCTAGAATTAATCTGGCAGCCAATGTGCGTGACGACTTGGTTGTGCGTGCCGGCTGGGGTAAAGACATTCGTCGACCAAATTTTGATGATTTATCATCGGCGTTTACTTTCAGCACCAGCCCAAATCCGGCGGTGGAGTTAGGAAATCCGGCCTTGGAGCCAGAAGAGGTCACTTCGTTTGATGTCTCAGCTGAATGGTATTTTGCACCATCAAGTGTGTTCAGTGTTGGCTATTTCAACAAGAAACGTACCGGTCTGTTCGTACGCAACGAGGAAAGCCCGTTCGAGGATCCAGTCACTGGCTTTCGAGATATCACTGCCCCGTGTGAGCAAGGTGGGATTTTCAATCCGATCGCGGATATCAATGTGTTTGGCCCGGTTGGTGTGGGTGTATGTGTGCCCTCATCGCAAACAATTAACGGCGCCGGTGAAACCACGCAAGATGGTTTCGAATTCGCGTTTCAATACGACTTGGCTGATTTTGAAGACCAACTTGGTTGGGCGTCTGGCTTTGGTGTGATCGCGAACTACACCATCCAAGAGTTCAGCGGCGGTGACTCTTATCTGAGTGCGACCAGTCGTGCGAGCGATGTGTTTGAATCGCTGGGCAACACTGATGTAGATCTACGTGCACAATTGATTGACCTATCTGAAAACTCGTACAACTTTACGCTCTACTACGAGAAGTACGGTTTATCGGCCAGAATGCGCTATACATGGCGTGAAGCATACCGATCAGAGGATTTTGGTAGCACTTCGAGCTTTCCATGGGGCTTTCCAGTGGTGCAAGAAGATCGTGGTCAGTTGAACGCCAGCATTAGTTATGATGTCAACGAGAACCTAAATGTCGGTATAGAGGCAGTCAATCTGACCGAGGAAGAAGTGACGCAGTCGTGTGTGAATGAGGGTGCACTTTTGTGCTTTCAAGGCTTAACGGATCGTCGGATTACCATCGGTGCTACGTATCGATTTTGA
- a CDS encoding heparinase II/III domain-containing protein, which yields MSKFKIIALVAWLVVSFLGAGSLALAGPHPGLTMSAQEVVAMRSQLHTVPKAKQAFDDLQVKTDTSIELGVIVPKPVDAGGGYTHEQHKRNYQLMLDAGLLYQLSGKKRYANYVRDVLLAYAELYPTLPLHPKQKEQSPGKLFWQSLNEAVWLVHTIQAYDLVVGALTEAERNLIESSLLRPVANFLSEGQPDTFNKIHNHGTWAAAAVGMTGYVLDDQHLVDQALFGLDKSGKAGFIAQIEQLFSPDGYYTEGPYYQRYALMPFVLFARAIEVNEPQRAIFEASDGAILKAIETAVQLSYNGLFFGINDAIKDKGIDTIELVHGIAIAFEVTGDTQLLDIAKQQNHILLTGYGFSVAKALHEGRDTPFDFRSLQLRDGQDGQQGALSIFRHGQGSKHQALVVKNTSQGMGHGHFDKLHWLYFDNGNEIISDYGAARFLNIEAKYGGHYLPENNAWAKQTVAHNTVVVDEQSHFNGDWRVGQQHAPNIRFFAAQDGIQITSAEIAAAYPTTTLRRTMAMLELEGLTHPLILDVFKVNSVRAHQYDLPLHYQGQLISHTLKLQGAKQALSPLGEQHGYQYLWDRARAAFPAGLAQLTWLNDGRFYTYSTVGGTDQQMLFAMLGANDPQFNLRDQHALIHRVNSAHDHVFVSVLETHGEYNGRAEYTVGAQSNVVGLAVRELDKYTEVTINLVNGHQATLLYTEQGDENTQHQLDSAGGQVQWQGHFVVLKSQSKQSEQ from the coding sequence GTGAGTAAATTTAAAATCATAGCTTTGGTTGCTTGGCTCGTCGTGAGCTTCCTGGGCGCGGGCAGTTTGGCGTTGGCCGGCCCACACCCAGGACTCACGATGTCCGCACAAGAAGTAGTTGCGATGCGTTCGCAGCTGCATACCGTGCCAAAAGCAAAGCAGGCCTTTGACGATCTACAGGTTAAGACCGACACCAGCATTGAGCTGGGTGTTATTGTGCCTAAACCGGTTGATGCCGGAGGCGGGTATACGCACGAGCAGCATAAACGCAATTACCAACTTATGTTGGACGCTGGATTGTTGTATCAACTTTCTGGAAAGAAACGTTACGCCAACTATGTTCGTGATGTGTTACTTGCCTATGCAGAACTCTACCCGACGCTTCCACTGCATCCAAAGCAGAAGGAGCAGTCGCCGGGTAAACTGTTTTGGCAAAGTTTGAACGAGGCTGTTTGGTTGGTGCATACCATCCAGGCCTACGACCTCGTGGTGGGTGCGCTGACGGAAGCTGAGCGTAACTTGATCGAATCGTCATTGCTTCGTCCAGTGGCCAACTTTTTATCCGAGGGCCAACCAGACACATTCAACAAGATTCACAATCATGGTACTTGGGCCGCTGCCGCTGTGGGGATGACCGGCTACGTACTGGATGACCAGCACTTGGTAGATCAAGCGCTTTTCGGGCTGGATAAATCAGGCAAAGCTGGATTTATCGCGCAGATAGAACAATTGTTTTCCCCCGATGGTTATTACACCGAAGGCCCTTATTATCAGCGTTATGCCTTGATGCCATTCGTGCTATTTGCACGAGCAATTGAGGTTAATGAACCGCAGCGCGCAATCTTTGAGGCATCCGATGGGGCGATTTTAAAGGCGATTGAAACCGCCGTTCAGCTTAGTTACAACGGCCTGTTCTTTGGTATCAATGATGCAATCAAAGACAAAGGAATTGACACCATCGAATTGGTGCACGGTATTGCTATTGCCTTTGAGGTCACGGGCGACACGCAATTGTTGGATATCGCAAAACAGCAGAACCACATTTTGTTGACCGGTTATGGGTTTTCGGTAGCCAAGGCATTGCATGAAGGTCGGGACACGCCGTTCGATTTTCGCAGTTTGCAATTACGTGATGGTCAAGATGGGCAGCAAGGCGCTTTGAGTATCTTTCGCCATGGGCAGGGTAGTAAGCACCAGGCTTTGGTGGTCAAAAACACATCCCAAGGTATGGGGCACGGTCATTTCGATAAATTACACTGGCTGTATTTTGATAATGGCAACGAAATCATTAGTGACTATGGTGCGGCCCGGTTTTTAAACATCGAAGCCAAATACGGTGGGCATTATTTACCAGAGAACAATGCTTGGGCCAAGCAAACGGTGGCGCACAATACCGTGGTTGTTGATGAGCAAAGCCACTTCAATGGTGACTGGCGAGTTGGTCAGCAGCATGCGCCCAATATCCGATTTTTTGCCGCGCAAGATGGCATTCAAATCACCTCAGCTGAGATCGCCGCTGCGTACCCCACAACGACTTTACGTCGCACGATGGCCATGCTTGAGTTGGAGGGGCTCACACATCCTCTGATTCTTGACGTATTTAAGGTCAATAGCGTACGGGCCCATCAATACGACCTGCCGCTTCATTACCAAGGCCAGTTAATTTCGCACACACTTAAATTACAGGGCGCCAAGCAAGCTCTGAGTCCTTTGGGCGAGCAGCATGGGTATCAGTATTTGTGGGATCGCGCTCGCGCCGCGTTCCCGGCGGGTTTAGCGCAGCTAACTTGGCTCAATGATGGGCGGTTTTACACCTACAGTACGGTGGGTGGAACAGACCAGCAGATGTTGTTTGCGATGTTGGGTGCAAATGATCCTCAGTTCAATTTGCGTGACCAGCACGCGCTTATTCATCGAGTGAATTCAGCGCATGATCATGTCTTTGTGTCGGTGCTGGAGACACATGGCGAATACAACGGACGAGCAGAGTACACCGTTGGTGCGCAGTCCAATGTAGTGGGCTTAGCGGTACGTGAACTCGATAAGTACACCGAGGTGACCATTAACTTGGTCAACGGTCATCAAGCCACCTTGCTCTATACCGAACAAGGCGACGAAAACACACAGCATCAATTGGACAGTGCCGGTGGACAAGTGCAGTGGCAAGGGCACTTTGTGGTGCTTAAATCGCAGTCTAAACAGAGTGAACAATGA
- a CDS encoding polysaccharide lyase 6 family protein, translating to MKKITFAIIVLLALSTSPVIAETKLVDDIAAYQVALNEVQPGDTILLKNGEWADFEILFEALGTADKPIRLAAQTPGKVFITGQSNLRLAGEYLEVSGLVFKNGYTPTSSVIAFRRDEQHVANNSRVTATVIDGFNNPERYENESWVMLYGKHNRFDHNHLVGKSTRGVTLAVRLNSAASQQNHHRIDHNYFGPRPILGSNGGETLRIGTSHYSLTESNTVVENNYFDRCDGELEIISNKAGGNKFIGNVFYQSRGTLTMRHGNDTLVEKNVFLGNGADHTGGIRVINKRQTVRNNYLQDLKGYRFGGALVVMNGVPNSKINRYHQVEDSVIENNTFVNSDHIQIAAGSDFERTAVPVRTGFKNNLIYVESEQDPFTIYDDVSGITWENNLINTAVDQRLADGFVVRQINPAAAANGLQYPKGEDGSTQTYGVSRDLTVLDKSQTGVDWYPKLTQKPRFDHGATHQVRPGLDTLATAARNASDGDVLLLSEGEYQISRIIHLDKAITVQAQAPGNVTIRYERAALFELGEGGSLKLDGVRISGSAAPDSAGNSVVRTQRRSMLNNYELVVQNSEVVDLNVNHSFNFLTVAKGTFAQRIRLANSRFSNVTGAILGLDHEYEDFGIYNAEYVTIDNVVFDTIDGDVVDYYRGGTDESTFGPHFTMTQSTLNKVGTGKRNKSASSVLLHGVQVAHLQDNKVIESAPITINHTVGEPVTKLIDNRFVATPKTQIRELYSDQIDTAELRGNVYQSGE from the coding sequence GTGAAGAAAATTACATTCGCAATTATTGTTTTGCTTGCGCTATCCACAAGCCCGGTGATTGCAGAAACGAAGTTGGTAGACGACATCGCTGCGTACCAAGTCGCACTCAATGAGGTGCAGCCAGGCGATACTATTCTGCTCAAGAACGGAGAATGGGCTGATTTTGAGATCCTGTTTGAAGCGCTAGGCACGGCCGACAAACCCATACGGTTGGCGGCACAGACACCAGGTAAAGTGTTTATCACTGGTCAGTCAAATCTGCGATTGGCGGGTGAATACCTCGAAGTTTCGGGGTTGGTTTTCAAGAATGGTTACACGCCAACGAGCAGTGTAATCGCCTTTCGCCGAGACGAACAACACGTGGCAAACAATTCACGCGTTACCGCTACGGTGATTGATGGATTTAATAATCCTGAACGGTATGAAAACGAGAGTTGGGTAATGCTGTATGGCAAGCACAATCGTTTTGATCATAATCACCTTGTGGGTAAAAGCACTCGTGGTGTGACTTTGGCAGTCCGGCTCAATTCTGCGGCCAGTCAGCAAAACCACCATCGTATTGATCACAACTACTTTGGTCCGCGCCCGATTTTAGGTTCCAATGGTGGTGAAACACTGCGGATCGGAACCAGCCACTATTCACTGACTGAATCGAACACGGTCGTGGAGAACAACTACTTTGATCGATGTGATGGTGAGTTAGAGATCATCTCAAACAAAGCGGGCGGTAATAAATTCATTGGTAATGTATTTTACCAATCGCGAGGCACGCTGACGATGCGCCATGGCAACGACACCTTGGTAGAAAAGAATGTGTTTCTTGGCAACGGTGCAGATCATACCGGCGGTATTCGCGTTATCAATAAGCGCCAAACCGTACGAAACAACTATTTACAAGACCTTAAAGGTTATCGCTTCGGCGGCGCGTTAGTGGTGATGAACGGGGTGCCGAATTCAAAGATAAATCGGTATCACCAGGTGGAAGATTCCGTGATCGAGAACAACACCTTTGTGAACTCAGATCACATTCAAATTGCCGCAGGCAGCGATTTTGAACGCACAGCTGTGCCGGTGCGGACAGGGTTCAAGAATAATTTGATTTATGTGGAGTCAGAACAAGACCCATTTACCATCTACGATGATGTCAGTGGCATCACTTGGGAAAACAATTTGATCAATACTGCGGTTGATCAGCGATTGGCTGATGGATTCGTTGTTCGACAAATTAATCCAGCGGCTGCGGCGAACGGGCTGCAATACCCGAAGGGCGAAGACGGTAGCACGCAGACCTATGGTGTCAGTCGTGATCTAACCGTGTTAGATAAGTCGCAAACTGGAGTGGACTGGTATCCAAAGCTTACTCAAAAACCACGATTCGATCATGGTGCGACACATCAGGTACGCCCCGGGCTGGATACGTTGGCAACCGCTGCGCGAAATGCCAGTGATGGGGATGTGTTGTTGCTTTCAGAGGGTGAGTATCAGATTAGTCGCATTATCCATTTAGATAAGGCGATTACGGTTCAAGCGCAAGCGCCGGGTAATGTGACGATCCGCTACGAGCGTGCGGCGCTATTTGAACTGGGCGAAGGCGGCAGCCTTAAACTGGATGGTGTTCGCATATCTGGGAGCGCGGCCCCTGATAGCGCAGGAAACAGCGTAGTGCGAACGCAACGCCGGTCGATGCTCAATAACTATGAGTTGGTTGTACAGAACAGCGAGGTTGTTGATTTAAACGTGAATCACTCATTTAATTTTCTCACTGTCGCTAAAGGTACATTCGCACAACGTATTCGCCTGGCAAACTCTCGTTTTAGCAATGTCACCGGCGCGATATTGGGACTGGATCACGAGTACGAAGACTTCGGGATCTACAACGCCGAGTACGTGACTATTGATAACGTCGTGTTCGACACAATCGACGGCGATGTGGTCGATTATTATCGTGGAGGTACGGATGAAAGCACCTTTGGGCCGCACTTTACCATGACTCAATCAACCTTAAACAAGGTGGGCACCGGAAAACGCAATAAGTCAGCGAGCTCAGTTCTGTTGCATGGTGTCCAAGTTGCTCACTTGCAAGACAATAAGGTCATAGAGAGTGCACCGATCACAATTAACCACACGGTTGGTGAGCCAGTTACTAAGTTGATCGATAACCGGTTTGTCGCCACGCCAAAAACACAGATCCGTGAGCTATACAGCGATCAGATTGATACGGCTGAGTTGCGTGGCAATGTCTATCAATCTGGTGAGTAG